The Hyla sarda isolate aHylSar1 chromosome 2, aHylSar1.hap1, whole genome shotgun sequence genome includes the window caagccctttccccttcagccaatcacaggcttgacaccactgcggcctttattttactactttttccttttacacttaactcagtgtttttctaacagggggcctccagctgttgtgaaactactactcccagcatgcctggacagcctttggctgttcgggcatgctgagagttgtagttttgcaacagctggatgcccccttgtagggaaacactgacttttagtatatttctttacctgctctggccggcccccgccacgatatggctatatcgcattgcttttgcgatatatcgtgcagcccggccggcaactctgcaattctaccccgagcgtgactcggggttaccgaacctcgcagggaaaattaaccctgagtcacgctcgggataacgGCTCAGGAGGTTAAAAACCTCAGACTTTGAAATCCTACAGACACCATTGCAAGTCAACAGGATCAATGTTGTCACCATttagatgcagtgtgtgacacatctggcactgttattttcatttttcagatcCTACAATATAATAGAAAAACAAAATCAATGGATAATGGCACAATTTATAACATAAAAACCTGTGAAAAAAATTTCAAACCACATCTATTATGTTTTTAGACACTTTTATACAGTCTTGACCAGGGGATTTGGGTAAAGAGGAAAGGGTATGACAAAGGGACATAGCTGGAGTGCGTCTTCATGCCCTAAAATTTTGACGCAGCATTCTTGTGTAAGGTAAGCCAACTAATGGTtggtctaaacttagactagaaATTATTTTGATTTGTCAGAGTTATCAAATATCCTGAGCCATTGTGATAAAATTGAAcatcacaaagaaaaaaaaacagtacgaATGATGAATACTTATATACATAACACGTTACAGTATTATACATAGTATAGACACCTTTTATGCATATTTATATTTCCAATGCTAGTGATCAAAAATATACTGAAAACACAATAACTAAGAGatctatatttaaccccttcaggaccaagcccattttggccttaaggaccagagcgtttttttgcaaatctgaccactgtcactttaaacattaataactctggaatgcttttactgatcattctgattccaagattgtttttttcgtgacatattctactttaacatagtggtaaattttatgataacttgcatcctttcttggtgaaaaatccccaaatttgacgaaaaaatttaaaattttgcatttttctaactttgaagctctctgcttgtaaggaaaatggatattcaaaataaattttttaattcacatatacaatatgtctactttatgattgcatcataaaattgacgaatttttacttttggaagacaccagagggcttcaaagttcagcagcaattttccaaattttcacaaaattttcaaactcaatatttttcagggaccagttcaggtttgaagtggatttgaatggtcttcatattagaaataccccataaatgaccccattataaaaactacacccccaaagtattcaaaatgacattcagtaagtgtgttaaccctttaggtgtttcacaggaatagcagcaaagtgaaggagaaaattcaaaatcttcatttcttacactcgcatgttcttgtagaaccaattttttaatgtttgcaaggggtaaaaggagaaaatttttacttgtgtttgtagcccaatttatctcgagtaagcacatacctcatatgtctatgttaattgttcggcgggcgcagtagagggctcagaagcgaaggagcgacaaggggattttggagagtatgtttttctgaaatggtttttggggggcatgttacatttaggaagccctatggtgccagaacagctaaaactgcccacatgccataccattttggaaactagaccccttgaggaacgtaacaaggaattaagtgagccttaataccccacaggggtttcacaacttttgcaaatgtaaaaaaaaaaaaaaatatctaaaatgcttggtttcccaaaaatttgacatttttacaaagggttaaagcagaaaataccccccaaaatttgaagcccaatttctcccgattcagaaaacaccccatatgggggtgaaaagtgctctgctggcgcactacaggtcccagaagagaaggagtcacatttggcttttttgaagcaaattttgctctgggggcatgcctcatttaggaagcccctatggtgccaggacagcaagaaaaaaacacatggcataccattttggaaactagaccccttggggaacgtaacaaggggtaaagtgaaccttaataccccacaggggtttcacgacttttgcatatgtaaaaaaatatatattttttttacctaaaatgcttggtttctcaaaaattttacatttttgcaaagggttaaagcagaaaatgccccccaaaattttaagcccaatttctcccgattcagaaaacaccccatatgggggtgaaaagtgctctgctggcgcactacaggtcgaaaaagagaaggagtcacatttggctttttggaagcaaattttgctctgggggcatgccgcatttaggaagcccctatggtgccaggacagcaaaaaaaaacacatgacataccattttggaaactagaccccttggggaacgtaacaaggggtaaagtgaaccttaataccccacaggggtttcacgacttttgcatatgtaaaaaaatatatatattttttacctaaaatgcttggtttctcaaaaattttacatttttacaaagggttaaagcagaaaatacccccccaaaatttgaagcccaatttctcccgattcagaaaacaccccatatgggggtgaaaagtgctctgctggtgcactacaggtctcagaagagaaggagtcacatttggctttttggaagcaaattttgctctgggggcatgccgcatttaggaagcccctatggtgccaggacagcaaaaaaaaaaacacatggcataccattttggaaactagacccctcggggaacgtaacaaggggtaaagtgaaccttaataccccacaggggtttcacgacttttgcatatgtaaaaaaaatatatatattttttacctaaaatgcttggtttctcaaaaatttgacatttttacaaagggttaaagcagaaaatgccccccaaaatttgaagcccaacttctcccgattcagaaaacaccccatatgggggtgaaaagtgctctgctggcgcactacaggtctcagaagagaaggagtcacattttggctttttggaagtgctctgggggcatgccgcatttaggaagaccctatggtgccaggacagcaaaaaaaaaaacacatggcataccattttggaaactagaccccttggggaacgtaacaaggggtaaagtgaaccttaataccccacaggtgtttcacgacttttgcatatgtaaaaaataaaataaaaaaatcactaaaatgcttgtttttccccaaatttttcatttttacaaggggttatagctgaaaaattaccccaaaatttgtagccccatttcccttgagcaaggaaataacccataaaagcacgtaaaatgctttgctggtgaactacaggtctcagaagggaaggagcaaaatttggagagagaattttttgggggcatgtcggatttaggaagcccctatggagccagaaccccGGGAACCTGctgaggtattcatctaggggtataatggaaaaatttttaagttttgtttaggggtttagcaagatagtgaaaataaaactatacctgccaaggtattcatctaggggtataatgggaatttttagttttattaggggtttgccaattagattttttaaaatagtgtagtggagaaaaaggggaaaataaattaATTGCTCACATGTCACTCCAAGGGTGCATTGGGTAGAGTTATCCAAAGTCAttctaaaaataattaaaggggacaaAATTAGATATCATATGTTGTGTGATAGATTTTAAAACAGTCTTCAATGCACAGACCGGGTTTGTGGGGACATGTCTCACAGTGGTATATAGTGCATTTTCTAATGCCACGCTTGGAGCACACCCGACACCGCTTCTGTTGCCTACTCCCCGATTCTCTACGGGGAACTACCGcaggaaaatgttgccctggaaCTATTCTGTTCTCCGATCCTGTGGCTCTGCTTTCCTCCCCTTCCGGATCCCCAAACAGAAAGTCCTTAATAAAATTTTCCTGGAATTGCAGGTATGTGCATGTATTTCCTGCACGTTTGTACACCACAAATGAATTGTACATGGTAATTTGGAAGAGGTGCAGTGCCAATTTTTTATACCAGGTCTTAGTTTTGCGTAGGGCAGTGTACGGCTGCAAGGCCTGATCTGACAGAtccacccctcccatgaacttattATAGTCCTGGATACACACCGGTTTAGGGGCACTCTCTGTGGTACCACGGACTTGGACAGGGGTGGATCTGTCTGGGTGTAAGGTGGTTAGTACAAGAACATCACGCTTGTCCTGGTACTTCACAAGCATCATGTTGTCCTTGCACACAGCCTTGCTTTCCCCCTTCTTCAACTTTTGCCGTACAAAAATTTTAGGCAGATCCCTTTGATTTCGCCTGATGGTACCACAGGCCACAGTCCCCTTGGCAAACAGGCATTGTAGTAATGGGACGCTAGTGTAAAAATTATCAAGGTAGATGTTATACCCTTGATCTAGCAGGGGGTGAACTAGATCCCATACAATTTTTCCCGTTGTTTTTAGTACGGGGGGACACTCTGGGGGCTCTATTTTAGAGTCTTTCCCCTCATAGACTCTGAATTTGTGCGTATAGCCGGTTGCGCTCTCGCACAACTTATAAAGTTTTACCCCATACCTGGCCCGTTTGTTAGGCAGGTATTGCCTAAAGTGCAACCTTCCTTTGAAGTGCACAAGAGATTCGTCCACTGCAATCTCTTTTTCTGGGGTGTAAACTTCagaaaatttttgatgtaaataaTTAACAAGGGGCCGAATTTTATATATGCGATCAAAATTTGGATCACTGGGAGGTGGACAATTTTCATTATTAGCATAATGTAGAAATTTGAGGAGGGCTTCAAACCGATTCCTTGGCATGACCGACCGGTACAGTGGAGtatggtaaagcatatcattacTCCAATAGGAGCGAATTGTGGGCTTTTTAACTATGCCCATGTtaaacaaaagggaaaaaaaaatttgagctcTAGTGCATTGGTTGGCGTCCATTGATAAGGCCTAGCATGATATGCCTGTGGATTGGCCGCAATGAATTGCTCAGCATACCGGTTGGTTTCCTCCACTATCAAATTAATCAGCTCTTTTGAAAAGAAGAGCTGAAAAAAATCAGCTTCTTTCAACCCCACGGTGTCAACACGAATGCCTGCAGTGGCCACAAACTCAGGCAAATTGGGTATAAAGTTTGAAGCTGGAGCACACTCAGAGATGGCACTAGGACCTGGCTCAATATTGGTACTAGGACTGGTACTAGGACCTGGCCTAGGGCGGTGGCGGGGAGGTTCCTCGTCAGAATCagtggaagaggaagaagaagagggcaaATATAACAACTCTTCACCACTATCTGAACCAGAGGAAGATGCcaagaaggcatatgcctcctcagtgCTGTACATGCGACGCCTTGACATATTGGATGACACTATAAGTGGCGAAGTGTCTCTGATGTACAACActagaacaatattttttttgtatttttatattttttttaaactttttaactttttttataacaacggaaaaactgaaacaaaaagcgccactagaactaaaaaaaaacagcggcgaactgtcactgctgtcactaatCAGTGACGCACCAGGAAAAAACGTAACAGGGTAGTATGGAGGTGTGCaaggtggtgatgggatgaaaggGTGACAGTCACTTCAGGGGCACTGACAGTATTTTATATTATTCttcactgtcactgttatggtcagtgacagacttcaatttcttcacagattacagctgatgaatgaatgaatgaatgaacgaatTAATGAATCAGCAGCAGGATAAGGGGCACTGATGGGCACTGAAactttattactgtactgtactgtagaatgTAACTATATTCAGTTACAGTTACAAGttacaatcttcactgcagcctgtcagatcacacaggctgcagacttcagacAGGGAGGACAGCAATTGGaaggggcactgctgggcactactgGAGACTGatgggcactgctgggcactgaTGGGCACTACTGGACACTGATGGGCACtagactgtcactgttatattcagtgacagtcactaggatcttcactgcagcctgtcagatcacacaggctgcagacttcagacAGGGAGGACAGCAATTGGAAGtggcactgctgggcactactgGAGACTGatgggcactgctgggcactgaTGGGCACTACTGGACACTGATGGGCACtagactgtcactgttatattcagtgacagtcactaggatcttcactgcagcctgtcagatcgcACAGGCTGCAGACTTAGGAGGCAGCAGATGGGCACAGATGGGCACTGAGGGGCACTTCTGGGCACTACTGGGGCACAGATTTATACaagactgtcactgttatatacagtgacagtcactaggatcttcactgcagcctgtcagatcggacaggctgcagacttcagacggcggcagcagcagcagggtaaGGGGCACTACAGGGGGGGTTCTTTTACTTCCACTTAAATTTTTAGCTTTTAGAAAAGCTTTTTAACACTCTTCTGTCTTCTGTCCTAACACTAACACCGGCTCCGATCGCTGTTCAGAACGAACTGAAAGCTTCGGAGCCGGTGTTATTGTAACAAAGACGctgatacactgtgattggtccacagggaccaatcacagggctctaatcccaggaccaattacagatggtcctgggatgtCAAGCAGAACTTGTCTCCCGCCGCTGGGCACGGGATTTCTGCCTGTTAACCCTTGCGCTGCTGTGcagcgccgggttaactgcatgtcatttataaacgccgggatgcgcgaacgcactgcacaacccggcgtttatatatgacattctgcgggaaggggttaaacttcaaAGACAGCAAAAATAGGctttaatagtttttttctgtgCATGAAAATTTGGGATTTCGTTAAACCAAAGAATCTGTCCTGTTAtcctattatatacttttatggaATTCTTCCTCCTTATTCCACTTACTACACATCCTGTATGGTATTTTGGCATGTTTCAGAGTCTAGAGTTAGTGCTCAgcacttaaagagtagctcccaccatcctttttttctgtccctgcctattgcccatctatccctaaccccctccctgcctttaattttttttttactatattaaaaaggtgctcactaccagacagacttccccagcaggtgcgacgtcactgatgcctgctgggcccgacacttccgcccttagttctcccatttattggctgtcagggcatgctgggagttgtagtgatgaaacagctggaggcaccctgtgttaaaaacaatatcTTTCCATGGCCGTGGCGCAACCCGAAACCCAAACGCCCCCCCACCACGAACACCGCTACCCGAACCCCGCCACGCAACCCGCTCTCCCCCATACCAAAGTGCAGGACAGTCCAGTGTGAGTTGGATACCGGCAGCAGTGACGGGATGCCGGGAGGCAGGGCCGACGTGCaaggccagggagcaggggagccaatgcgcgcatCTGTTCTCAGcacttgctcccgcctgtctgattgacagtcagggagcgagcgcagcctgactgaattaggaccggttgcccctagtggccggttttcaaatttaaattaaaacattttaataagaaaaaaaaatttaactatattagagatatgttgtagtacataagtactacaacatatcaaaaaaaaaaagttggtgacagtgcccatttaaaagttgtctttaaccccttaaggacggcgggcgtatgCATAGACccctgttttaaagtccttaaggactgagggcatatggatacacccgtgggaattccggtccccaccgctcgctgggcagggaccggaccggggtgactgctgatatctatcagcaggcaccccgtgaaaACACctggggggtcccgagacccctcCCCATGTCGCCGCAAATTgtcagtcaattcagaccaacgatttgTGGCTTTTCCGAGTCAATCGggtcacttcctgctgttgcttagcaacaactcgcagcatgcacagcaaaagggcatgctgggagttgtagttttgcagcagctgaagttccaaatacaactcccagcatgccctttggtagtctgtgcatactgggggttttagttttgcaacagctggaggcactttttttctatgaaaaagtgtgcagccagctgttgcataactacaactcccagcatgcacagactaccaaagggcatgctgggagttgtagcagtgtgcctccagctgttgcaaaactaaaactcccagcatgcccttcgactgtcaatgcatgctgattgttggagttttgcaacagctggagacagattggttgtgaaactcagtgttttgcaaccagtgtgcctccagctgttgcaaaaatacaactccaagcatgaacTGAGAAactgtacatactgggagttctagttttgcaacagctagaggcacactggttgcgaaacactgagttaagtaacaaactctgtgttttgcaaccaatgtgcctccagctgttgcataactacaactcccagcatgtatggtctgtcagtgcatgctgggagttgtagttttgcaacaactggaggtttgtcccccccccccccccatgtgaatgtacagggtacatacacacgggcgggtttacagcgagttctgctgatgcagcaaattttccgccgcagctcaaacacccagcgagaaactcattgtaaacctccgcccgtgtgaatgtatcctaaaaacactacacttacacataataaagggtaaaacactacatacccctacacagtcccccccccccccctccaataaagaaaaaaaaaacgtattgtacagcagtgtttccaaaacggagtctccagctgttgaaaaacaacaactcccagcattgccggacagccactgactgtcaaggccgggagttttgcaacagctggagacaccctgtttgggaaacactgccgtagggtatttttgtggcggattcaaatcccctatttagtcctcaaatgcgcatggcgctctctcacttcggagccctgtcgtatttcaaggaaacagtttagggccacatatggggtatctccgtcctagggaaaaattgtgttacaaatttcggggggctttttctcattttaccccttatgaaaaggtaaagttggggtctacaccagcatgttagtgtaaaaaaatttttttttacactaacatgctggtgttgccccatacttttaattttcacaagcggtaaaagggaaaaaaaagacccccataatttgtaacacaatttctcctgagtacagaactaccccatatgggGGCATTAAGTGCTCTGtgagcgcacaacatggctcagaagtgagagtgtgccatgtacatttgaggtctaaattggtgatttacacaggggtggctgattttacagcggttctgacataaacgcaaaacaataaatacccagatgtgaccccattttggaaactacagccctcacggaatgtaacaaggggtatagtgagccttaacaccccacaggtgtttgacaaatttcggttaaagttggatgtgaaaatgaaaaaaaaaatgtttttcactaaaatgctggtgttaacctacatttttcattttcacaagggagaataggaaaaaaaagcccccaaaaatgtgtatccccatttcttctgagtaagaacataccccatatgtggatgaaaagtgctctgcgggcgaactacaatgctcagaagagaaggagcgccattgggcttctagAGAGAgagtgtccgaaattgaaggccatgtgtgattaaaaagcccccatagtgccagaacagtggacccccccccacacatgtgaccccattttgtaaactacacccctcaaataatgtaataaggggtgcagtgagcatttacaccttacaggtgtctgacagattttgggaACAGTggaccgtgaaaatgaaaaattaaatttttcatttgcacagcccgctgttccaaagttctgtcaaatgtcagtgggtgtaaatgttcactgcaccccttattaaattctgtgaggggtgtagtttccaaaatagggtcacatgtggggggctccactgttctggcaccactgggggctttgtaaacgcacatggcccctgacttccattccaaacaaattctctcgccataagctcaatggcgctccttctcttctgagcattgtaggtcgcccacagaacactttacatccatatatggggtatttccatactcagaagatatggggttacaaattttgggaggctttttctccaattactccttgtgaaaatgaaaaatttggggtaaaaccagcattttagtgaaaaaaaataaaatttttcattttcacgtccaactttggcGGAAATTTgttaagcacctgtggggtgttaagactcactgggttttataaaacggagcctccagctgttgaaaaacaacaactcccagcattgccggacagccaccgactgtcaaggctgggagtttttcaacagctggagacaccctgtctgggaaacactgccgttgggtatttttgtggtggattcatATCCccaatttccccttgtgaaaatgaaaaatttgtggtaaaaccagcattttagtgaaaaaaatcaaatttttcattttcacgtccaactttggcgggaatttgtcaagcacctgtggggtgttaaggctcactgtaccccttgttacattccttgagggttgtagtttccaaaatagtatgccatgtgttttgttttttttgctgttctggcaccataggggcttcctaaatgcgacatgccccccaaaaaacatttcagctaaatttgctttccaaaagccaaatgtgacttcttctcttctgagcattatagtgcgcccgcagtgcacttcacatccacacatggggtatttccatactcagaagagatggggttacaaattttggggggcattttctcctataaccccttgtaaaaatgtaaaaccagcattttagtgaaaaaaaaattaaattaatttacacatccaactttaacgaaaagtcgtcaaacacctatggggtgttaaggctcactggacccttgttacgtgccttgtggggtgtagtttccgaaatggtatgccatgtggggttttctgctgttctggcaccataggggcttcctaaatgtgacatgccccccaaaaaccatttacacaaaatttactctccaaaattccattgtcgttccttcccttctgagccctctactgcgcccgtcgaactcttgacatacacatatgaggttccttactcaagagaaattgggttacaaattttgggggatttttctcctttcaccccttgcaaaatttcaaaaactgggtttataagaacatgcaagtgtaaaaaatgaagattttgaattttctcctttaccttgctgctattcctgtgaaacacctaaagggttaacacactttctgaatgtcattttgaatacttggaggggtgcagtttttataatggggtaatttatggggcatttctaatatgaagaccccctcaaatccacttcgaaactgaactggtcccttaaaaattcagattttgaaaattttgtgaaaaattggaaaattgctgctgaactttgaagccctctgatgtcttccaaaagtaaaaacatgtcaactttatgatgccaacataaagtagacatattgtatttttgaatcaatatatcatttatttcgaatattcgttttctttacaagcagagtttaaaagttagaaaaatgctgaattttctaaattttcatgaaatttggggatttttcacaaagaaaggatgcaagtgacGAAGAAAATTTactactgtgttaaagtagaatatgtcatgaaaaaacaatctcggaatcaaaacaatcggtaaaagcatcccagagttattaatgcttaaagcgacagtggttagaattgcaaaaaagggctcagtccttaaggtgaaaaagggctcagtccttaaggggttaatatatcaaGTCTTTTCTTTGACTTTGTGTCAATATAAAGTTCATCTTTGATTTATAAAAGCAGGGCACTCTAGCCAGATATAGAGACTAAATGTAGCAGTTAATGGGTAATATTATTGGCTATATATATGCAGTAAGTTGGAGACAGATGAGGTCAGCTGAGCAATCTGTCAATCCCCACTATATAACATAACTTTCTTCTAAAAGCATGCTATTGGATTTGAAATCATTTCGATATTGATGATATTGATATGCTGATTTTTTCGTATCAATTACTGTCTGGGTTTTCAATAAACTTTTTCCGCTGTTTACATTTAaatgtagtttaaccccttaaggatcaggcccattttggccttgaggaccagagcattttttgcacatctgaccgctgtcattttaagcattaataactctgggatgcttttacttttcatactgtttctgagatagttttttcatgacatattctactttatgttagtggtaaaattttgtcgatacttgtatcatttcttggtgaaaaattccaaaatttgatgaaaaaatttaaaatttagcatttttctaactttgaagctctctgcttgtaaggaaaattgacattccaaataaattatattttgattcaaaaatacaatatgtctatgttggcatcataaagttgacatgtttttacttttggaagacatcagagggcttcaaagttcagcagcaattttccaatttttcacaaacttttctaaatcggaatttttcatggaccggttcaggtttgcagtggattttaagggctttcttattagaaataccccataaattaccctgttataaaaactgcacccctccaagtattcaaaatgacattcagaaagtgtgttaaccctttaggtgtttcacaggaatagcagcaaggtaaaggagataattcaaaatcttcattttttacactcacatgttcttgtagacccagtttttcaatttttgaaaggggtaaaaggagaaaaatcctctcaaaatttgtaacccaatttctctcgagtaaggaaatacctcatatgtgtcaaGTTTTcggggggcgcagtagagggctcagaagggaaggagcgacaatgggattttagagagtgagtttttctgaaatggtttttggaggcatgtcacatttaagaagcctccatggtgccaggaaagcaaaaaaaaaaaaaaaaaaaacacatggc containing:
- the LOC130357388 gene encoding piggyBac transposable element-derived protein 4-like, yielding MGIVKKPTIRSYWSNDMLYHTPLYRSVMPRNRFEALLKFLHYANNENCPPPSDPNFDRIYKIRPLVNYLHQKFSEVYTPEKEIAVDESLVHFKGRLHFRQYLPNKRARYGVKLYKLCESATGYTHKFRVYEGKDSKIEPPECPPVLKTTGKIVWDLVHPLLDQGYNIYLDNFYTSVPLLQCLFAKGTVACGTIRRNQRDLPKIFVRQKLKKGESKAVCKDNMMLVKYQDKRDVLVLTTLHPDRSTPVQVRGTTESAPKPVCIQDYNKFMGGVDLSDQALQPYTALRKTKTWYKKLALHLFQITMYNSFVVYKRAGNTCTYLQFQENFIKDFLFGDPEGEESRATGSENRIVPGQHFPAVVPRRESGSRQQKRCRVCSKRGIRKCTIYHCETCPHKPGLCIEDCFKIYHTTYDI